One Littorina saxatilis isolate snail1 linkage group LG1, US_GU_Lsax_2.0, whole genome shotgun sequence genomic window carries:
- the LOC138967417 gene encoding neurexin-1a-like, which produces MQCRRAMSHFLCVFSALILTFWITTTNAGSFSAHLYRNDMGLISSDEGVYLEPTERSHVELNLRHKTHTPGLHRERHVIKFEFRTTEDNGLLVYGRARGGPEDILALKLAGGKLYYTVRCPSLSADLLFRHPMGKLSDGHWHSVAVRFRRDNMRMQVVVDRVRDTKAYATNCAELTSLVFGGVTPRDSQLLSGILGNVPHYSGCIRRVHIPRSLRVAASYYTVSTCPA; this is translated from the exons ATGCAGTGTAGGCGTGCGATGTCGCACTTCTTGTGTGTCTTCTCTGCTCTCATTCTGACGTTCTGGATAACCACCACTAACGCTGGGTCTTTCTCCGCACATCTTTATCGA AATGACATGGGCCTAATATCATCGGACGAAGGTGTGTACCTAGAGCCGACGGAGCGAAGCCACGTGGAATTGAACCTacgacacaaaacacacacacccggaCTGCACAGAGAAAG GCACGTCATTAAGTTTGAATTTCGCACGACGGAAGACAACGGTCTGCTGGTGTACGGACGGGCTAGGGGAGGGCCAGAGGATATCTTGGCGCTCAAACTTGCGGGAGGAAAACTGTACTACACTGTCCGATGTCCCTCCCTGTCCGCCGATCTGCTGTTTCGTCATCCCATGGGCAAGCTTAGTGATGGGCACTGGCATAGCGTGGCG GTGAGGTTCCGACGTGACAACATGAGGATGCAGGTCGTGGTGGACAGGGTTCGAGACACCAAGGCCTATGCCACGAATTGCGCTGAGCTGACGTCACTAGTGTTTGGTGGCGTCACACCACGTGACAGTCAACTTCTCAGTGGGATATTG GGTAATGTTCCTCACTACAGCGGCTGCATCCGACGTGTTCACATTCCAAGGAGTTTAAGAGTTGCTGCAAGTTACTACACTGTTTCCACATGTCCGGCATAG